ACAAgttctatatttttattaaacttaccaataaggtcaatatattcaaaattacTTCTGTGCAGAGCTACATTTTCTGTTCCAACACCAATCATAACTGAGGTTCCACATGGGGGCTCCAGAAAAACAACCTCCCAGTAGTGTTCCCCTTCTGTGAACCCCTTTGTTCCTCTTACACCTGTATGAATAAATTGACAGATAACAAGGGTGTATTTTAGTTGTACTACAAACCTTGAAATAATTGGATCGAGTTAAATGCGGTTTGCACTAGCTAAAGAGAAATCACATTGAGATAAAATTAAATGTGACTATATTGACCATTATTGGGTTAAATAAACGAGATAGCAAAATTCACAAAAACGTATGCACTATTTGTAGTATTaagtttattgatttttcaaacaaaacataaattaatatttgttttgagCATTCGACCAGGTTATAACTTGCAAGtttttaaagaatcaaattAGAGAGAGCGGACTGAGAGATTTATATAgtgtaaaaataattgatattaacAACTATTTGTCCTTAAATTTTCACATCTAGCTAAAAGAAAATTTGGAGTCATGCCAGCTTGtggtttaaaaaatcatacagaTTTTGAAGTCAATATATTTAAGATACTAGGCATCATGAAACCAAGAATGCGTGAAATAAAAccaattatcatattttttggaaaaagtCTCGATAGGCACTTATTAGGCATGCAGCTAACAGCTTTCAATTGCAtggacaattacatgtattgtacaatCATATATGATCCTTACCAGCAGTTCCTGTGCTTTCATAGATAGGATCAATATAAAAGTATGCACTGTGTCTATCAGAGGAAAGCAGAACTTCTGGAGATTTGGTAATCTGATCCCAAACCCAAGACTCTCTTTGAAATCCAGTCAACATGCTACAcctgtaatgtacatgtaaatataggATTATAGACCATGCAATCACGTTCCAAATTATTGTATATGGGTTTAAATGAAAACACTTGACGAAATGTATttgtaaaaatgaatacatttagcctgtgtacatgtacaccagatttagatacatgtgtataaaatacACCCCATATAGagcattatgtacatgtatttttgcgggtacaaattcaaaatgtaatattCTTTTCACAGAGAGGtcaattcaaataaaactgGCCTAAATATTCCCCGAACTTAATACCATTATTACTTACACGTCTCTACGTCTGTTAATCCCCTGGCCAGTCGAAATAAAAACTGAGAACTGTTTTCCTTATCTATCCTTTATAAGGTAGGCCGTATAACGTTACCGTGTGCAATGTTTACTTTTACATCGTATGTCCTTGGCACATTAAAGATGACAATTTTAATCCAAgcatttcaaaaaacatttgtaTTATTGCTTCTATGCAGAATATGCAATTAGAACGCAAAAACTATTTTTACCCCTTAAACATGACATATTTTGTCAACAGTAAACACTTTCCGAACATGATTGGTCAAAAATGGCACACCCCTTTAAGCATGCGCATTTGGTGTGGATCCAAATGACAACTTccgtttttcttttttttcagtaaatttttcCAATATATCAACATTGGAATATAGGCTTGAAGAACTCCGGTTCACTGGGGCCATAACACATcatatgtttgaattttaagtTACAAACATGTATTATGACGGAAGTCAAGATTTTGAGCTGGAGGAGGATAAACTGtatgttgattttataatttttaacgtTACATTGCTTGAATTGCACATCTgcattatcatgattatgacATGTTGATGATGCTGTTCATCTATTTCACGGATTCTTAAGACAAGTTAAAGCAACCAAGCGGTCTGATAAGTCAATATTCGGTAGCTCTTGCTAAGATTTAGTCATGTGATCCCAGGTGTCTTTGTTTGAAAACCATTCAAGCTTGTCATATGTGTCTTGGTGGCAGATGTGTTTCATTGTGTATTGGTGACATTATCATGACGTGGCGTAAAAATATCTATCTTGAGGCACATGTATTCTTATGAAGTTACTCTGGTTTTGTGCATGACAAGTATAAGGAAAATATGTAAAAGTGAAATCATTCTTTCTTTTAGGAATGCATGATTATATTTAGTGATATGGGTACAAATTGAAACATATAAAAGCCAAACATGGATGAGTACATACATGAATATGAATACTCTCTGGTTCCTAAGTTTGATCCTGATGAATATGATCCAGAGGAAGATGGATACTTTGAGTTTTTGCCAGAGGACACAATGTACATGAAGTGAAAATTCTTCTGTTTTTGCAAAATATGATATTAGCTTATGTTTGTTTTTCTGTCTGTAATTTAATCATATTGTAATATTCATCACACTTTATTCAGTATTTTTGATAGTACATTGCACTATATTGATCATTAATTAATCTTAAGTATTGCCTATGATCATGTAACTGCATCTGTGCACAATACTTTTTTACTGATATAATTTAATTGTCTCTTTTCTAGACCGCCACCATCCGAAAAATATATTGGGCTTACAATGCcaagcttgaaaaaaaaatcctctgcTTATTTAGTTTCTGCAATAAAATGGTATGTAAcagaattttttcattgataataatttttctcacAGGGGAATGACTGTGACCTCTGGCATTGTCACATTACAAAAGGACTCCCAAAACTTGATAGGCATTAGCATTGGTGGTGGGGCACCGTTTTGTCCCTGTCTGTACGTGGTGCAAATTTTCGACAACACTCCTGCAGCCAAGGATGGAACTCTAGCCTCAGGGGATGAAATTGTAGCCGTTAATGGACAGACAGCAAAAGGTCGAACGAAAGTGGAGGTGGCCAAAATGATCCAGTCAATCAAGGTTAGTAAGCAGGTAAATTTTGAACAAACAGATTTAGAGTCGTAAGacaataaattcaatattatatcaaaatattgttttaaaaaactgttatcatagataatgtttatttatttgatattttatttgaaattttgatatgGCTGAAAGATATGTGTTATATACTCTCTTTGATAGGGTGAAGTATCTATTTCTTACAATAAACTTCATGCTGATCCAAAACAAGGGAAATCACTGGATATTGGTAAAAATTTCCTTCACCATGATGTGAATAtcatatacagttgaactttgatatctcaaacattgatatctcgaatacagaggatatgtcaaagtgatttgagTGTCCCAAccatttatttcttaagtattttaccctcgacATCTCGAATACTGGgatatgttgaattttttaaacaattccaTCTGGTTCGAGATAACGAACTTTGACTGTCAGCagtgaagttttctttaaaattacaacattcagtataataaaataaaaagtgtatGTTTTGGAGGATAACAGTTAAAATTAAGACCCcatgaaaactattgtcaacctctgcttcgtgcaggttgacaatggttttcttggggtgtcaatttcaactgttaccctcccaaacaggcactatttttataatattacaatcatatacatgtaacttttgaattatgttaaaatattggAATTGAATTCTTATGTATTAGACGTTGAATGCAACtaatcattcacaataatttacCTTATAGTCTTGAAGAAAGTGAAACACCGAGTTGTGGAGAATATGAGTTCCAACACGGCTGATGCCTTGGGTCTAAGCAGAGCAATTCTGTGCAATGGTAGGTTTTACAAGAGAACTTAATTCAgtgatttcattattttgtgtCAAATACCCCTATtagcgagaatataaaattgtgaacacaaaaatgttatgattttatatgattaaaaactttttgaaaagtaaaagcaagatttaaaatccgcgaaggtTTTTACGCTGATATTTTCAAATTCCTCGTGTTtgataaggaatctacagtattgcATTAGTTTCTTTATTCTAATGATTGAATATaaattttgtagaaaaatataccaatatgaaatataaaatgatttttaagttGTATAATATTTGGTTGTTACATGTGTCTATCAGAAATCTGAATATTTCAAGTAGTATTGTGTATTTAGTAGGAATATGGATTAGGAGTTATTGATTTGATATCACTTTGTTGCAGATGGATTAGTGAAGAAATTAGATGAACTGGAAAAAGTAGCAGACACCTACAAAGGATTAATAGATCACACCAAGAAACTGCTGAAAGCCACCTTTGAACTTTCCCAATCACATAAAGGTATACACGGACagagaaataatatttaatttgatatatgaaaaatctttttttaataggCATAGAGTAAGACTGGAATGGGATATTTCTATTTTGAATACTGTATATCTTATACATATTTTGTAGCCTTTGGAGAAGTGTTTAGTTCTATTGGAGTGAGGGAACCCCAGCCAGCAGCCAGTGAGGCCTTCACAAAGTTTGGGGAGGCACACAGAAATATGGAGAGATTTGCTATCAAAATGCTAAGGACAGTCAAGCCGGTAAGTTTCACCCAAATGTTAGGGGTATGATTGCAgcaatgtaaaatgtatgtaataagtGCTGTTtctatattcttttaaaatgagaaTTTTAAGGTCAATATTATAGTGAACGTAAGAACTTGCaaagagttattgccctttattTTGACTGTTTCTCAATACaccatgataatttttttccagatGATAAGTGACTTGAACACCTACTTAAACAAAGCAGTACCTGACACTAGACTGACCATTAAGAAATACCTAGATGTCAAGTTTGAATATTTGGTAAGTCTTGAAATTCTCTTTGGacggaaatttaaaaaaaggcatttttttttcaaagattatgaTTAGATATGTTTTGAAGGTTGTTAAGGTTTTGGAATCTTATATTCATTAAAGTACCCTCTTGGATGATACaaacttcaattttaattctCCCTTTTAGTTTGAAgcaaaaatttattcaattatgaaataatttaaattttaaaaaataaatttttttatattgatctgAATAAGAAAATTACACGTGCTTCTTGTCAAGTTCTTGATTTGGATGGCATTTTATATTTGGatcaatgattttctttttgtagGCCTATTGTCTGAAGGTAAAGGAGATGGATGATGAAGAATACAGTTATGCTGCATTACAAGAGCCGCTGTATCGGGTGGAAACGGGGAACTATGAATACAGGTCAGTGTTTTATTCATATTGAAAAGTTATTGTAAAAATCAATCACAGATCCTGATTGtgtaaatttaatattacacattgtttttggatgaaaatacatgtatagtctgTGCCAAGTTATTGTTTCCATCTTTTTTGgacaatttttgataaaaaatacacatacctttgAAAGGAATACAATAGAAACCAAtggaagagaaaaaaatccaagatttttttttttgacacattattattttttactcagggaaaattaacataaatgaaaacagatttcttatggAAATTTATGATGgggaaatgttgacatcttttcacCATTCAAAGTCACTTGGAATATTCTTAGCCATGTATTGAAATCTAATAAGCCAGTGAAGGCATTTCAAAGGAGAAATCTtggatatttttctcatagttttGAATAAATATGGTTTGAACCCtgagatatttataaatatcaagtaaaTAAGCATGGTGTGAATGGAGGATATTATGGGACAAAGTATAGTTGATGTCAGAGTAGATCACTTTAAAGATAAATGGTTCATTACAGGCATGATTCCACTGATACACACCAATACACAATAGAACAATGAGAAAGCAAGTGTCAATAAATGATATAGTGCAGTTGTTTGTAAATGCTCAAATTGCTTCACTGTTAGTATGCTGTATTGTGTTATGTCAGCCACTTTTATGTGATTATTGATCATGGAAAACAGTtgcttttgataaaaatgtgatTTAGTAGGTGAAAACAGTTgttattatcaatatttaaagTGATTCATTGTATCTATGCAGGTACAGTTGTgtattaacaattattttatgttaaattaTTTCCTCAAAGGCAGCCCTTTTATTTTTTCCAGACTAGTTCTAAGATGCAGACAGGATGCTAGGGTGCGATTTGCAAAGATGAGATCTGATGTGTTGGTGAAAATTGAACTGTTGGATCAAAAGCATGGTAttgaatttcaattattttattttttaaaaagtaagcaGCCAAATCTattgtttttagtcaattttagGGACCTTCATTTGGGTATGAAAGACAGGTGCCCTAGATAAATCCCAGTATGTCTGTTTGGCCATAAACACTGTGCTGTAAAGTGATAcctcaaatttttcattttaccttttcaagtttaagatatatatgtataccatATTACTTGGAACTGCAGGAGGAATTAAGACATCTGTATAATTTAGGGGCATACagtgaaatatgtttttgtatGCACAGGTTCTAATCATAAAAAGTATTTAATCAAAACTTCATTATGACAGAATTTTACTACCATACATCTCTTTGCATGTCCAATGACTTTTTTAACcatttaaggtatctcactcctcatgtgttgatttcattgcgcagatgatcattatatttaaaatgaatatgattttatttatttaatcatcacagatagattattatttcataattacacaacattcataagaaaatccatttgaattcaagaaacaaacaagttttttaggggaactattttttcgtgcggaaggttttttagacgaaaatgacagaaacaagcaattttatgaattttcaatatacttttctttttattatactttaatcattattcacatttttaacatttgataggtttgtaacatattttataggttctgtgtgacatgtacaaaatcaaatcttgagaatgtgatagccgtttatcataaaatcatgcatatatatagaacatgtctgaatttttttaagccaaattttgcgagaattttaccgttgaagccctatatctaaaatttgacatcactgacccccatgttatattatgtcaaaatgatactgaatacatatttaggcaaactggattaatcttataaaattcttgatattcaaaaagtttttatttcaaatccaattgtaactattaaagaaattgtctattttaagtgcaaaaaggtcacaaaaaaatttatgcagctttgtacaattttttttcgtaatccctctattcagtgtgaccattgtgcataattaaaaacaatatttgaagaaataagtttgcttcATCAAAattactgacaacaaatcctaaataggatgaaattgcattttaggtgcaaaaaggtcaaattaaatgggccataactcagagggatggatactgatcccccattatctttgtattttttaagtttgttttgtctacagatttcaatgatatacttctcaagaaaatcttgatacaacaacattgaggagtgggataccttaactTGATTTTAATACAACACACAAAATTAAGTGTGAAGAAGGGCAAGTTTTTAGTGTTGTGAAGTACATCTATTGCACAACATGCATGATATATACCTGGTAAGGCCAGTCGAAAGCCCTTCGAAAAAAGAATTACATAGAAAAATACAGTACTGTCCATAAAACAAGGAGACTTCAAAGAATGCATTTGAtcctaaaaacaaattttaaagtatttgatAATTGTTCCTGGTTTGTAATTGATTTGAGGAGAATCATTACTTTAAATCAGTATGTCAGTAACTTACGTTAACTTAACTTTCAGTACAAGACATCGTGTTCCAGCTTCAGAGATTTGTGTCAGCGATGGCCAAATATCACAACGACTGTCACACAGTGATGAAGGAAGCCGTGGTCTTCCCAATAGAGGTGGACCTCTCAAGGGGAACATTTACTTATGATACAAGTAATCAGTTTAATGATGGCGAAGATGAAGAAGAAGAGGAAGAAGTTGAAGAGGCCCCTGACAGGGTGAATGAGGGTCAAATGGGGGATCTCATAAGTACTGACtgaaacaaaattacatttaaataaaagctCATTTGTCATTAGACTGCAGCCAGTGtgcaaaatttcatgaaattttaaacTACGGCAAGTGTTGTGCAATTTTACCTGGTGTCATTGACTATCATGATCTAGGAAGTCTCTTATTTAGATCTGAGTTTTCCCTTATTGGTGCCCCTCGTTGTTAAGCATGAGAAGACGTGACAGATAATGTTGATAAAAGTAAACGTGTTTGACAAAAACCCAGCTGTTTTCTGTAAACAATAGTTGCATTTGCGCAATAAAAAATGCTGTGACTTTTGACAGGCTGCAGTACAGTGTTATGACTGACAGGAAGTGATTGAAAGGGCAATCCTACATGTACAGCTTCCTGTTTGGaaaaacatataattttattcGTTACATTCCAGGGGCAATTAATGTATGacacatttttgttattttgtttatctaaattttataatttattatattttgttttacatctTGTTATGTGAACTTTTTGTTGTGAATCTCtaagtttttgaaaatgaaatccaatttgcaagaaattccAAAGTTATTTACTGGTATAAATCTTGTtatgaaatatgtttatttatgtagcaTAATTGTTGTGCAATAAACTAAATCAGGACTCTCTGGtttattttttgtcttaaaTGTCATGTACTTTATTAAATAGAAACTCTGGTTTGTACAAAGGTTACATGTTGTCAAAACCCAAACCATACAAGAAGTATGTATTCTTGGAATCACAGCAGCAAAGCTTCTCCTCTTTGAAACCAATCACTTTCCAACTAGCATTTTAATGGAAAAgctttcaataaaaacaaaaaatcaactcTAGAGACCTTTAATATAAATCTTACATATACTGGATGATATAAATAATTGctcagaaaaaaatcatcactgTTTTCCTCTTGACATATTGAGTGAAGGAGACCTCGTCCATGTGTAATTACAGTTAACAGAACATGTACAGTTTTTATTTCTGTGCATGTGAAAAAGACAAAAATGATAGATATACATTTTTGTTCACAGATTAAACATTGAACAATTTTATTCTGCCTACATAATACAATGAATTCTTCTGAACAACAATAAATAGTTGTAAATAGAGGTTTTTCAAGGTTCATAGAGTGCAACAATCTTTCATAGTAACATTTTTAGGCACTCTCCACAGACTGCAGTCCTTCTATGATGTTTGCGATTTCTCTGAAGGTCTCTCCATTCCTGCCAAGCTCTGTATGAGTGTAATTTAGTGTGTGAACGGTCACCTTTCCACTGCAGCtctgaaaaatatatatgtaaaatacatgtaaaataatattcttCTGAGTTAATCATCTATGTAGAATACTACCAGTATTGTCAGTATatacaaaactttaaaaaataataaagttgaatatattttgaagttTTATCTATTTATAAATTTAGTAGCATTTCATTACATGGTAAAATCTGTCATAAACTAGCTGCAGTAATGATGtccttttccaatttttttcattgaataaaaaaaaacccagaggaGAGTTGATTTATTGAAGctagttacatacatgtaccatcaaATGTACCAGTATGCTTTTGTCTTTTCCTAGAAATAGTAGTATACAGAGTTACCGGTAATTTTGCCCCATGTTATTTTtgtccttctacacttgcaaacgggTTTGCCCCACCTTGATTTCGCTTTGCCCAAGCAAAGTTGTGTTAAAGGAGAGAttatttgagacattggaattcgcccagtcttaaatttgcccactgACAAGGGCAAAAGGgacgaaaataaaacaggggtgaaaatttccctgtatacagtacatatATTTCTCTCCTTTCCTCTTTTTGTAAAATGCTAATGAAGTCAATAATACACACCTCCTTCCATTTGTAGTCGTTATTCTGTTGACCAAACTCGTGCTCAGCCATTTGAGGTCTGATTAGGATGACATCACAGTTCACATTGGGGGTTGGACTCTTTATGGCATCCATTGCTCGCTTGTGGTAGTTCTGCACCGAGTACAACACCTCAGGGGCCCCACTGGCTAAACCTGCATTCATCACAGCATGAACCGTCTGTCTCAGTTTCTCATCCAGAGAAGTCTCTATTTGATATTCCTGCAGATATATTTCAAATGGGAGTggtttatttaagaaataaacaacgttatctagtgaacatggcgttatgaatagcaattgctctgttg
This portion of the Magallana gigas chromosome 7, xbMagGiga1.1, whole genome shotgun sequence genome encodes:
- the LOC105334037 gene encoding PRKCA-binding protein isoform X2, whose product is MDEYIHEYEYSLVPKFDPDEYDPEEDGYFEFLPEDTMGMTVTSGIVTLQKDSQNLIGISIGGGAPFCPCLYVVQIFDNTPAAKDGTLASGDEIVAVNGQTAKGRTKVEVAKMIQSIKGEVSISYNKLHADPKQGKSLDIVLKKVKHRVVENMSSNTADALGLSRAILCNDGLVKKLDELEKVADTYKGLIDHTKKLLKATFELSQSHKAFGEVFSSIGVREPQPAASEAFTKFGEAHRNMERFAIKMLRTVKPMISDLNTYLNKAVPDTRLTIKKYLDVKFEYLAYCLKVKEMDDEEYSYAALQEPLYRVETGNYEYRLVLRCRQDARVRFAKMRSDVLVKIELLDQKHVQDIVFQLQRFVSAMAKYHNDCHTVMKEAVVFPIEVDLSRGTFTYDTSNQFNDGEDEEEEEEVEEAPDRVNEGQMGDLISTD
- the LOC105334037 gene encoding PRKCA-binding protein isoform X3, with the protein product MYYDGSQDFELEEDKLGMTVTSGIVTLQKDSQNLIGISIGGGAPFCPCLYVVQIFDNTPAAKDGTLASGDEIVAVNGQTAKGRTKVEVAKMIQSIKVSKQGEVSISYNKLHADPKQGKSLDIVLKKVKHRVVENMSSNTADALGLSRAILCNDGLVKKLDELEKVADTYKGLIDHTKKLLKATFELSQSHKAFGEVFSSIGVREPQPAASEAFTKFGEAHRNMERFAIKMLRTVKPMISDLNTYLNKAVPDTRLTIKKYLDVKFEYLAYCLKVKEMDDEEYSYAALQEPLYRVETGNYEYRLVLRCRQDARVRFAKMRSDVLVKIELLDQKHVQDIVFQLQRFVSAMAKYHNDCHTVMKEAVVFPIEVDLSRGTFTYDTSNQFNDGEDEEEEEEVEEAPDRVNEGQMGDLISTD
- the LOC105334037 gene encoding PRKCA-binding protein isoform X1 gives rise to the protein MDEYIHEYEYSLVPKFDPDEYDPEEDGYFEFLPEDTMGMTVTSGIVTLQKDSQNLIGISIGGGAPFCPCLYVVQIFDNTPAAKDGTLASGDEIVAVNGQTAKGRTKVEVAKMIQSIKVSKQGEVSISYNKLHADPKQGKSLDIVLKKVKHRVVENMSSNTADALGLSRAILCNDGLVKKLDELEKVADTYKGLIDHTKKLLKATFELSQSHKAFGEVFSSIGVREPQPAASEAFTKFGEAHRNMERFAIKMLRTVKPMISDLNTYLNKAVPDTRLTIKKYLDVKFEYLAYCLKVKEMDDEEYSYAALQEPLYRVETGNYEYRLVLRCRQDARVRFAKMRSDVLVKIELLDQKHVQDIVFQLQRFVSAMAKYHNDCHTVMKEAVVFPIEVDLSRGTFTYDTSNQFNDGEDEEEEEEVEEAPDRVNEGQMGDLISTD
- the LOC105334037 gene encoding PRKCA-binding protein isoform X4, giving the protein MYYDGSQDFELEEDKLGMTVTSGIVTLQKDSQNLIGISIGGGAPFCPCLYVVQIFDNTPAAKDGTLASGDEIVAVNGQTAKGRTKVEVAKMIQSIKGEVSISYNKLHADPKQGKSLDIVLKKVKHRVVENMSSNTADALGLSRAILCNDGLVKKLDELEKVADTYKGLIDHTKKLLKATFELSQSHKAFGEVFSSIGVREPQPAASEAFTKFGEAHRNMERFAIKMLRTVKPMISDLNTYLNKAVPDTRLTIKKYLDVKFEYLAYCLKVKEMDDEEYSYAALQEPLYRVETGNYEYRLVLRCRQDARVRFAKMRSDVLVKIELLDQKHVQDIVFQLQRFVSAMAKYHNDCHTVMKEAVVFPIEVDLSRGTFTYDTSNQFNDGEDEEEEEEVEEAPDRVNEGQMGDLISTD